One Curtobacterium sp. MCLR17_032 genomic window carries:
- the gltX gene encoding glutamate--tRNA ligase: MTAPFSPATGSDVRVRFCPSPTGTPHVGLVRTALFNWAYARHTGGKLVFRIEDTDAARDSEESYAQIIEALRWLKLDWDEGVEVGGPHGPYRQSERADVYADAIAQLTAAGHVYESYVTPEEMEARNVANGRDPKQGYDNHERGLTDAERQAFRDQGRAPALRLRVPDRDLSFQDLVRGEITFPQGSFPDFVVVRPNGKPLYTFTNPLDDALMGITHVLRGEDLLSSTPRQIALYEALYEIGLAQFIPQFGHLPYVMGEGNKKLSKRDPESNLFHHRANGMVPEGLVNYLALLGWSIGADRDVFSIDEMVAAFEVTDVNPNPARFDHKKAESINGDHIRLLDPADFRARLTPYLTDFLDDPATAEQQRVLELAAPLVQERMQLLSEAPGMLGFLFTADDDLVVEDDALGSLKGDPAPVLQAGITALEQLDDWSTAAIEQALRTALIDGLELKPRVAFGPLRVAVSGRRISPPLFESMEILGKQSTLARLRSLAAR, encoded by the coding sequence ATGACAGCGCCATTCTCCCCTGCCACCGGTTCCGACGTCCGCGTCCGGTTCTGCCCGTCGCCCACCGGAACGCCGCACGTCGGCCTCGTCCGCACCGCCCTGTTCAACTGGGCCTACGCCCGGCACACCGGCGGCAAGCTCGTCTTCCGCATCGAGGACACCGATGCCGCCCGTGACAGCGAAGAGTCGTACGCCCAGATCATCGAGGCACTGCGCTGGCTGAAGCTGGACTGGGACGAGGGCGTCGAGGTCGGGGGACCGCACGGCCCGTACCGACAGTCCGAGCGAGCCGACGTCTACGCCGACGCGATCGCGCAGCTCACGGCGGCCGGCCACGTGTACGAGTCGTACGTCACGCCGGAGGAGATGGAAGCCCGCAACGTCGCGAACGGCCGCGACCCGAAACAGGGCTACGACAACCACGAGCGTGGCCTCACCGACGCCGAGCGTCAGGCGTTCCGCGACCAGGGTCGGGCGCCGGCGCTCCGCCTCCGCGTGCCGGACCGTGACCTCAGCTTCCAGGACCTCGTCCGCGGTGAGATCACCTTCCCGCAGGGCTCGTTCCCGGACTTCGTCGTGGTGCGTCCGAACGGCAAGCCGCTGTACACGTTCACGAATCCCCTGGATGACGCCCTGATGGGGATCACGCACGTCCTCCGTGGCGAGGACCTGCTCTCGTCGACGCCGCGTCAGATCGCGCTGTACGAGGCCCTGTACGAGATCGGCCTCGCGCAGTTCATCCCGCAGTTCGGTCACCTGCCGTACGTGATGGGGGAGGGCAACAAGAAGCTCTCGAAGCGCGACCCGGAGTCGAACCTCTTCCACCACCGCGCGAACGGCATGGTCCCCGAGGGCCTGGTCAACTACCTCGCCCTGCTCGGGTGGTCGATCGGTGCCGACCGCGACGTGTTCTCGATCGACGAGATGGTCGCAGCCTTCGAGGTCACCGACGTCAACCCGAACCCGGCGCGCTTCGACCACAAGAAGGCCGAGTCGATCAACGGCGACCACATCCGTCTGCTCGACCCTGCCGACTTCCGTGCTCGTCTCACACCCTACCTGACCGACTTCCTCGACGACCCGGCGACGGCGGAGCAGCAGCGCGTGCTCGAGCTGGCCGCCCCGCTCGTCCAGGAGCGCATGCAGCTGCTCAGCGAGGCGCCGGGCATGCTCGGCTTCCTGTTCACCGCGGACGACGACCTGGTGGTCGAGGACGACGCCCTCGGTTCCCTCAAGGGCGACCCGGCCCCGGTCCTCCAGGCGGGCATCACGGCACTCGAGCAGCTCGACGACTGGTCCACGGCCGCCATCGAGCAGGCCCTGCGGACGGCGCTCATCGACGGCCTCGAGCTGAAGCCCCGGGTGGCGTTCGGTCCGCTGCGTGTCGCGGTGTCCGGTCGTCGGATCAGCCCGCCGCTGTTCGAGTCGATGGAGATCCTCGGCAAGCAGTCCACGCTCGCGCGGCTCCGTTCCCTCGCGGCACGCTGA